From Nicotiana tabacum cultivar K326 chromosome 20, ASM71507v2, whole genome shotgun sequence, one genomic window encodes:
- the LOC142174291 gene encoding late blight resistance protein R1-A-like — MSSGEYLSSKDCVFEHLQQLDDVTDQKDMVKFIKREFKFLDIFLSLQRITDESNMLEDVTQKMQDLFQDAAVDFSELHLAKNFDICSFKMQNKIWSTKMEIRAKYSFPKISLVPLSAKFVMEFIDTVLENLRDPAKIDDSSSLLYAPKTFVCFISEWFIESQSQHVFFTHVLAVAGHASMLFWLYLPGVGGGNQDSAPEDINALLSDFLQMRIKPIQPCIRKIYLL, encoded by the exons ATGTCTTCCGGCGAATATTTGTCTTCAAAAGATTGTGTTTTTGAACATCTGCAACAACTTGACGATGTCACTGATCAGAAAGATATGGTCAAGTTCATTAAACGGGAATTCAAATTCTTGGATATTTTTCTCAGCTTGCAGAGAATCACAGATGAATCCAACATGCTAGAAGATGTCACTCAGAAAATGCAAGATCTGTTTCAAGATGCTGCAGTTGACTTTTCTGAATTACACTTAGCCAAGAACTTTGATATCTGTTCCTTTAAGATGCAAAACAAGATTTGGTCGACTAAAATGGAAATTAGAGCAAAATACTCCTTTCCTAAAATATCATTAGTACCACTTTCAGCCAAATTTGTGATGGAATTCATCGATACTGTGTTGGAGAATCTTCGCGATCCAGCGAAGATTGATGATTCAAGTTCACTTCTTTATGCTCCGAAAACCTTCGTTTGCTTTATTTCAGAGTGGTTCATAGAGAGTCAGAGCCAACATGTTTTCTTCACTCATGTTTTAGCTGTGGCCGGCCATGCATCAATGCTTTTCTGGTTGTATTTACCAGGCGTAGGCGGCGGGAATCAAGATTCAGCTCCAGAGGATATAAATGCTTTGCTTTCTGATTTCTTGCAAATGAGGAttaagcccattcaaccatgcaTCCGCAAGATCTAT CTTCTGTAA